One window of the Mytilus galloprovincialis chromosome 14, xbMytGall1.hap1.1, whole genome shotgun sequence genome contains the following:
- the LOC143059357 gene encoding uncharacterized protein LOC143059357, translating to MLAGEQGTGKTTLARYLVGKRPTRFRISTDGIELYNGLSYMDRESKDWLGGLQDFSLEEILVSRSLLKEEKITKQNKLDDTTPTSQDIPVDTQILSLPESSRNLRLESKDTLISDTTREWSEYDDFRQTSYSSNDEDRINDKPIDDSDGSEARSSLTDEMHMHTVTKPGIVRKLKNMFGVSKQVKEVKVSISKEKFLEMSSKVGKKQLHNRKIAPIIIWDFGGQDVFYSTHQTFLTYRAIYMVVLDGSRTLDDPCPYEKYLPGKGQHKTARDYLLFWINTIVTYCKGRNQGFPKIMVVLTHKDQVKAA from the exons ATGCTAGCTGGCGAACAGGGCACAGGGAAGACAACTTTAGCGAGATATCTTGTCGGAAAACGGCCTACAAGATTCAGGATTTCAACCGATGGGATAGAATTATACAATGGTCTTTCATACATGGACCGTGAATCAAAGGATTGGCTTGGTGGACTGCAAG ATTTCTCCTTAGAAGAAATACTCGTTAGTAGATCCcttttgaaagaagaaaaaataacgaAACAAAACAAGTTAGATGATACAACACCAACCAGTCAAGATATACCAGTCGACACACAAATATTATCTTTGCCGGAAAGCAGTAGAAACCTAAGACTTGAATCAAAGGACACTTTGATTTCCGACACAACACGTGAATGGTCAGAATATGATg attttagacAAACTTCATATTCGTCGAATGACGAAGATCGTATCAATGACAAACCAATTGATGACTCAGACGGTTCTGAAGCAAGGTCAAGTCTCACTGATGAGATGCATATGCATACTGTTACTAAACCAGGAATTGTCAGAAAGCTGAAAAATATGTTCGGGGTTTCAAAACAAGTCAAAGAAGTCAAAGTGTCAATCTCAAAAGAAAAGTTTTTAGAAATGTCTTCTAAAGTTGGGAAAAAGCAGTTGCACAACAGAAAGATAGCACCAATAATTATCTGGGATTTTGGAGGGCAAGATGTTTTCTATTCAACTCATCAGACTTTTCTGACATACAGAGCTATTTACATGGTAGTATTGGATGGAAGTAGAACACTAGATGATCCCTGTCCGTATGAAAAGTATCTTCCAGGAAAGGGTCAACATAAAACAGCAAGAg ATTATCTACTATTCTGGATCAACACCATTGTTACATACTGCAAGGGAAGAAATCAGGGATTTCCTAAAATTATGGTGGTCTTAACGCACAAAGATCAGGTTAAAGCT GCTTGA